CCATCGGCGCGGCGATGGCGACCGCAAGGGCGACGGAGACGAGGACGCGGGCCGCGCTGACCAGGAAGTGCCTGACCAGGTCGCCCTTAACGACGGCGGCGACCAGGGCCAGAAAGACCTCGCCGGGCCCCGGCAGCACCTCCGAGGCCACCACCAGCGTCAGCGCCTCCCAGGCAAGGATGAGACCCACCACAGCGATGGCCAGGGAACCGTTCGTAACCTTCATCCACCGGCCCCCTTGCCCCGTTCCTGGACATGCCCGCGCACCTGGCCGCACATGGCGTAGAAAGCCGGGTCGCCCCGGTAGCCCGGACTGCCCGCGCGGGCGTTCTCCACCACCAGCGCCGAGCGGATGGGGGGTCGGGACACCACCAGGATGCGGCGGCCCAGGAACACCGCCTCCTCGATGTTGTGCGTGACGAGGACAGTCGTCATATCCGTTCCACGCGCCAGGTCCATGACAAGGGCTTCAAGCTCCTCGCGGGTGAGCGTGTCCAGAGAGCTGAACGGTTCGTCCATGAGCAGCAGGTCAGGCTTGAGGGCCAGCGTCCGCGCGATGGCCACCCGCTGCCGCTGGCCGCCGGAGAGCTGCGACGGATAGTGGTGGGCGACCTCCGTCAGGCCGACCCGCGCCAGCCACGTGGCGGCGGCCTGCCTGCG
The sequence above is a segment of the Dehalococcoidia bacterium genome. Coding sequences within it:
- a CDS encoding ATP-binding cassette domain-containing protein, whose protein sequence is MIIEVSGLVFAYEGKAPVFDGFDWRVERGEAWAVIGPSGCGKTTLLYLLTGLRQPLSGRVLVDGKPLVKPRRATGLILQDYGLLPWATAAENVMLGLRIRGMPTEERRQAAATWLARVGLTEVAHHYPSQLSGGQRQRVAIARTLALKPDLLLMDEPFSSLDTLTREELEALVMDLARGTDMTTVLVTHNIEEAVFLGRRILVVSRPPIRSALVVENARAGSPGYRGDPAFYAMCGQVRGHVQERGKGAGG